From Brucella pseudogrignonensis, a single genomic window includes:
- a CDS encoding citrate/2-methylcitrate synthase: MKNSIPNIFVSQTSISDVNFVEGTFTLRGVPIKELCIDTRLESVIELLWKDLFPNFPTGSDLQSALGQAREQIFLYTEDIDDELFDMKPVDAVRTLMTKIPDVTDLTTALHLIAAPAVFAPAFIRMKRGRHSVRPDASMPHSVDILRMMNLSLPSDQEVSALDTYLISCVDHGLTPPTLAARLAASVNAGMTSSILAALSVFSGSSHDSKSDGILDILDAFQSNQTSRSNVDFAVSERRNVWVKNNDPRTEIIKDALLNVENSGSSRFQSRLSLVEQLFANQNHKELSNTVGAGETTELKVYSALLLEQLGFAREVFSCVLSMGRSIGWIAHSREQVNKPWLIRPQLEYIRP, from the coding sequence ATGAAGAATTCAATTCCAAATATATTCGTTTCTCAAACATCTATTTCCGATGTTAATTTTGTCGAAGGTACATTCACTTTACGCGGTGTGCCTATCAAAGAATTGTGCATTGATACAAGATTGGAAAGCGTAATTGAGCTGTTGTGGAAAGACTTGTTTCCAAATTTTCCTACAGGCTCTGACCTGCAGTCAGCATTAGGCCAGGCGCGCGAGCAGATTTTTCTTTATACTGAAGATATAGATGACGAATTGTTTGATATGAAACCTGTCGACGCTGTTCGTACTTTAATGACTAAAATTCCCGATGTGACGGACTTGACTACGGCGCTTCATTTGATTGCGGCACCAGCTGTTTTTGCACCCGCATTCATACGTATGAAGCGGGGCAGGCATTCCGTTCGTCCGGATGCATCAATGCCCCACAGCGTTGATATTTTACGTATGATGAATCTCTCGTTGCCAAGTGATCAGGAAGTTTCTGCGCTCGATACGTATCTGATATCCTGCGTAGACCATGGTTTGACACCCCCGACATTAGCGGCGCGACTAGCGGCTTCAGTCAATGCTGGAATGACATCATCGATTCTGGCAGCCCTGTCGGTATTTAGCGGATCGTCGCATGATAGTAAGTCGGACGGGATTCTGGATATTCTCGACGCGTTTCAATCCAATCAGACATCTAGGAGCAACGTCGACTTCGCGGTATCGGAGAGGCGGAACGTTTGGGTGAAAAATAATGATCCCAGGACAGAAATCATTAAAGACGCACTTTTAAACGTCGAAAATAGTGGATCTTCGCGATTTCAGAGTAGATTGTCATTAGTTGAACAGCTCTTTGCTAATCAAAATCATAAAGAATTGTCAAATACTGTTGGAGCAGGGGAAACGACAGAGTTGAAGGTTTATTCCGCATTGCTGCTTGAGCAACTTGGCTTTGCTCGAGAAGTTTTTAGTTGTGTGCTCTCCATGGGGCGATCCATTGGCTGGATTGCGCATTCTCGCGAACAGGTGAATAAACCTTGGCTTATCCGCCCGCAGTTAGAATACATCAGACCATAA
- a CDS encoding UDP-2,3-diacylglucosamine diphosphatase, which yields MSEDQIEPKKFRTLFISDVHLGSKAAQAELLLDFLRVHEADTIYLVGDIVDGWRLRRNWHWPQEHNDVVQKLLRKSRKGTSIIYIAGNHDEFLRNFQGTHFGGIEVMNRAIHETADGRKFLVIHGDQFDVVVRNARFIAYLGDWAYDTAIWINTVMSRVRAKFGLRYWSFSAWAKFRVKKAVNFIGNFEDVVSEEAQRIGVDGVICGHIHHATISRMNGVEYINTGDWVESCTAVVEHFDGRMELLEWTDRLGQRSSLLSAHDGNKVIRLPHVARKTANGSK from the coding sequence ATGAGCGAAGATCAGATTGAACCAAAAAAATTTCGCACTTTGTTTATTTCAGACGTGCATCTCGGATCGAAAGCAGCTCAGGCTGAATTGCTTTTAGATTTTCTGCGTGTTCACGAAGCAGATACCATTTATTTGGTTGGTGATATTGTTGATGGCTGGCGTCTGCGACGCAATTGGCACTGGCCGCAGGAACATAACGATGTTGTTCAGAAACTTTTGCGCAAGAGTCGCAAAGGCACGTCAATTATTTACATCGCCGGCAATCATGATGAGTTTCTGAGAAATTTTCAGGGAACGCATTTCGGCGGCATTGAGGTCATGAATCGCGCGATTCATGAAACCGCGGATGGCCGCAAATTTTTGGTTATCCATGGCGACCAGTTTGATGTCGTCGTGCGTAATGCGCGTTTTATCGCCTATCTCGGTGATTGGGCCTATGACACGGCAATCTGGATTAATACTGTTATGAGCCGGGTGCGCGCAAAGTTCGGATTGCGTTATTGGTCATTTTCCGCATGGGCAAAGTTTCGCGTTAAGAAGGCCGTTAACTTCATCGGAAATTTTGAAGACGTCGTTTCAGAAGAAGCGCAGCGCATTGGCGTCGACGGTGTTATTTGCGGTCACATCCATCATGCAACAATCAGCAGAATGAATGGTGTTGAATATATCAACACGGGCGATTGGGTTGAAAGCTGCACTGCTGTCGTTGAACATTTTGATGGTCGTATGGAGTTGTTGGAATGGACCGACCGTCTCGGTCAGCGATCGTCGCTTCTTTCCGCTCACGATGGCAATAAGGTGATTAGGTTGCCGCACGTAGCTCGCAAAACTGCGAACGGCAGCAAATGA
- a CDS encoding glycosyltransferase family 1 protein, with translation MKKLVIVSDAWHPQVNGVVRTLTKCCELMAERGYEVIVISPQDYRSFPCPTYPEIRLAMTTPSALRQKLVGLQPDYVHIATEGPLGIMARRACIKMGWSFTTSFHTRFAEYVRERFPIPLSWTYSFLRKFHNAASHTLVPTQSILTDLHSRGFTGLELWTRGVDRHLFHSRNDVTKDLPHPVFICVGRVATEKNLPAFLDLDLPGTKLIVGDGPALEDFKARFPNVVFIGKKEGHELAKAYASADVFVFPSRTDTFGLVLLEAISSGLPVAAFPVPGSSDVVGATGAGVLSEDLRAACLAALEMPAFDPAEVLKPFTWDACADIFENVLAATNSVNQRSNHTYNQPQSVASGG, from the coding sequence ATGAAGAAGCTGGTGATCGTTTCGGATGCTTGGCACCCACAGGTAAATGGCGTTGTGAGAACACTGACCAAATGCTGTGAACTGATGGCCGAGCGCGGTTACGAAGTTATCGTTATCTCACCGCAGGACTATCGCTCCTTCCCATGCCCGACCTATCCTGAAATCCGGTTGGCAATGACAACACCATCGGCGCTTCGGCAAAAATTGGTCGGCTTGCAACCCGATTATGTGCATATCGCAACCGAAGGTCCGCTTGGAATTATGGCGCGGCGTGCATGTATCAAAATGGGCTGGAGCTTTACCACCAGCTTTCATACCCGCTTTGCAGAATATGTCAGGGAGCGGTTTCCAATTCCGCTGAGCTGGACCTATTCGTTTTTGCGTAAATTCCATAATGCCGCATCACATACGCTTGTCCCAACACAGTCTATTCTCACCGACTTGCATTCGCGTGGGTTTACGGGGCTCGAATTGTGGACGCGGGGCGTGGACCGTCATCTGTTTCATTCGCGAAACGATGTAACGAAAGATTTGCCGCACCCCGTATTCATCTGTGTGGGTCGCGTGGCAACAGAAAAAAACCTGCCGGCATTCCTTGACCTCGACTTGCCCGGGACCAAGCTTATCGTCGGAGACGGACCGGCCCTTGAAGACTTTAAAGCTCGTTTTCCGAATGTCGTATTCATTGGCAAAAAAGAAGGCCATGAGTTGGCTAAAGCTTATGCATCAGCTGACGTATTCGTGTTTCCGAGCAGAACTGACACATTTGGCTTGGTTCTGCTTGAAGCGATTTCATCTGGTTTACCTGTAGCAGCTTTTCCGGTTCCGGGGTCTTCTGATGTTGTCGGAGCCACCGGCGCTGGAGTTTTATCTGAGGACCTCCGCGCCGCTTGTCTGGCGGCGCTCGAGATGCCCGCATTCGATCCTGCTGAGGTGCTAAAACCTTTCACATGGGATGCCTGCGCGGATATTTTCGAAAATGTGCTTGCAGCAACCAACAGTGTCAATCAGCGATCAAACCACACATATAATCAGCCCCAGAGCGTGGCTTCCGGCGGATAA
- the dgcA gene encoding N-acetyl-D-Glu racemase DgcA: MHNSLKIIQERYPIAGKFTISRGSKTEALVIVCEISHNGKLGRGECVPYARYGESIASVSEQIEAVRSAIESGADRLTIQTLMPAGAARNAVDCAFWDLEAKVSGKSVADTLGTLPHPLETAITVSLGTPEEMAVSTAKVAHYPLIKVKMGGDNDIERIHAVTSAAPNSQIIIDANEGWTDDNIEENTAAAAKAGVVLIEQPLPAGKDEILSRIDRPVIICADESVHTSVGLEELATRYDAVNIKLDKAGGLTEGLIMREKAISLGLKVMVGCMVGTSLGMAPAVLLAQKANVVDLDGPLLLAKDRAPGLKYEGALVYPPEATLWG, from the coding sequence ATGCACAATAGTTTGAAAATCATCCAAGAACGCTATCCCATTGCCGGAAAATTCACAATCTCTCGCGGTTCAAAGACCGAAGCTTTGGTCATAGTTTGTGAAATAAGTCACAATGGAAAATTGGGGCGCGGTGAATGTGTTCCTTATGCACGATATGGAGAATCAATCGCGAGCGTTAGCGAACAGATTGAAGCTGTCCGGAGCGCGATCGAAAGCGGTGCGGATCGTCTGACTATTCAAACGCTCATGCCCGCAGGCGCAGCAAGAAATGCAGTTGATTGTGCTTTCTGGGATCTGGAAGCAAAGGTATCGGGCAAGAGTGTTGCAGACACGCTTGGAACCCTGCCCCATCCTCTTGAAACTGCGATCACCGTATCGCTTGGTACGCCTGAAGAGATGGCAGTATCGACCGCTAAAGTTGCTCATTATCCATTGATTAAAGTAAAAATGGGCGGCGACAATGATATTGAGCGCATTCATGCCGTTACAAGTGCTGCTCCAAACAGCCAAATAATCATTGATGCCAATGAAGGCTGGACCGACGACAACATCGAAGAAAACACGGCTGCGGCAGCTAAGGCTGGCGTAGTTTTGATTGAACAGCCTTTACCTGCGGGTAAAGACGAAATTCTAAGCCGCATAGATCGACCAGTGATTATCTGCGCAGATGAGAGCGTGCATACATCTGTTGGACTCGAAGAGTTGGCGACCCGTTATGATGCGGTTAACATCAAGCTCGATAAGGCGGGCGGGCTCACCGAAGGACTGATCATGCGTGAGAAGGCCATATCGCTTGGTTTAAAAGTGATGGTTGGTTGCATGGTCGGCACGTCACTTGGAATGGCACCGGCAGTTTTGCTCGCGCAGAAGGCCAATGTTGTCGATCTTGACGGACCATTGCTTCTTGCAAAGGACCGCGCTCCGGGTCTCAAATATGAAGGTGCACTCGTTTATCCGCCGGAAGCCACGCTCTGGGGCTGA